GTTATTCACAACGACTGAGTATTAGATGCCCCTGCCGATCTACCCGAGCCTGCCATTTTTTTTCTAACCACAGGGTGGCAACCGCATCGCTAATCAGGGCAGGGCCATGGATAACTTGATCGCAGTTAAGCTGCGGTCGCTCGTAGCGCGGTACATTGGCTAGCGCTTGCGGGTTATTTTTCGTCGCTGCGATCATGACGGTTTGGGTTTCTACTGCTGAGGCAGGCGGACCTTCGGCAATGCTAGGGAGGGTGATGGACAGGGTTTCTGCTCGTAAAGCCTGGCGAATATTAATCAGTTGGACTGGGATTGCCAGCTCATGTCCATAGAGTTCGCGGTGAGCGCGATGAAACCCGCGTTCGAGGCTGTCGAAATCTTCCTGCCATGCAATATTCAGAGTATAGGACTGCCCTAGGTAGCAAAGGTCGACTGTGGGGTGGGCAGTAATTTGATCGGGGTTAATACCCTCTGCCAATAACTGCTGACGGCCAGTGTCTGCCAGTTCGTCTAAGGCGCGGCGTAAATTCGCAGCATCGGTTTCTGCTAGACCAGTGTTGATCGTGCGGGAAAGTTGCCGCTCCCTTGGCGCTAACAGCATACCCAGCGCTGAAAAAACGCCCGCGTAGTTGGGTACAATAATCTCTGGGCAGTTCAATGTATTGGCCAGCGCACAAATATGAAGGCCGCCCGCGCCACCAAAACAACATAGACTAAAATCTGCAGGATCATGGCCGCGTTGCACTGAGATTACTCGCAGCGCGCGCACCATATGTTCATTGGCAATATCGATAATCCCTTCGGCGGTGCTTTCAATGCTCACCCCAAGTGTCTTGGCAAGCTCGCCCACGGCTGCTCTTGCCGCATCGCAGTTTATCCCCATGGCGCCGCCCAGGCGCGCGCTGGCGGGTAGTCGTCCTAGCACCACATTGGCATCAGTGACGGTAGGTTTTATACCCCCCTTGTTGTAGCAGGCAGGGCCGGGGTCAGCGCCTGCAGATTCTGGTCCTACCCGCAGCATGCCGCCCTCGTCGAGATAGGCAATAGAGCCGCCACCTGCGCCGATGGTATGCATATCAACCATTGGAACCGCCACCGGATAGGGCCCAATACGCCCTTCGTTAGTCAGCTTGATGTCGCCATTAATCAAGGCCACATCGCTTGAGGTGCCCCCCATATCAAAGGTCATTAATTTAGGCCGATGCAATATTTGACCAAGGTGCTTGGCGGCGGCTAAACCGCCTGCAGGACCAGAGAGCAATAAATTCACGGCGCGCTGGGCGGCATTGGCGGCGTCGGTGGTGCCGCCAGAAGATTGCATTACTGAGATCGGCGTGGTTTTTAAGGCATCCTGTAAATTACCTAAATAAGTCGCCACTTTGGGGCCTAGCCACGCGTTAAGCCACGTTGCCATCCCGCGCTCGTACTCCTTGTATTCAGGCAACACCTCCGAGGAGCGTGATACAAAAACATCATCGGGAATATGCGCCGCAATAGCTTTTTCAAAATCAGGATTAATAAATGAGAATAATAGATTTATCGCTACTGCTTCGGGCTTAAGCGCCTTTAAGGAGGCACTAAGTGTGCTTAAGTCATCGGCAGTTAGTGCTTCGACAACGCTGCCATCAGCGCCTAATCGGCCACCGGTCTCTAGGCACAACGATTTTGGAACAGGAACCGTCTTTGCTCGGGGCCTGAGATCGTAAAGTGCTTCTCGGGTTTGCCGAGCAATGGTCAATGTATCGGCAAAACCGCGGTTGGTAATAAAAACGGTCTTTGCACCCTTGCCCTCTAAGGCCGCGTTTGTTGCAACGGTTGAGCCGTGAACAACCACCAAGCGACCGGCTTCAACTAAATCCATCAAACCCAATTCGCGAATACCATTTAAGATGGCGAGTTCAGGATTATCTGGCGTGGATGGGCATTTAAAGCAGCGAATTTGCTGATCTTGAAATAACACAAAATCAGTAAACGTACCGCCGGTATCAACACCAAGATAAGCAAGTGGGGCTAGCTTAGACATAGCAAACTCGAATTAGGACATAGCGCTATTGTCGCTAGCCAAGCGGCGTTTGTCATTGTTTGGTGGTGGATTCGCTTTGCTCATATGGATCCCCGATCGGGGCCGGGGATGACCGGAGTTATTTGTGATCGTAGAATTCTTGTACGAATGCCGCTTTGATCCGAACTGCAATCAGCGTTGAGCTTCGCATACTCCTTCATCGTCATCCCCAACTTGATTGGGGATCCATAAACCTCGGGCTATGGGCCAGCACATCTCACGCAGGATCACAGGCATTCGCTGCGTTCATATGGATACGCGATGGGGGTCGTGTATGACGGTAGTTTTTGGGACCGGGTATGACGTGAGCATCAAAATGGTTTTGGAGCACGTCAGGTATAGTCGGACTATTGAATGGCTGCCCCAGCGCTTCATTGTATCCACCGTCGTCATCCCAGCTTGATTGGGGATCCATAGACCTCTGTCTACGGTCAAGTGCATCTCACTCAGGATCTAAGGCATTCGCTGCGCTCATATGGATACCCGATCGGAGTCGGGTATGACGGTGGTTTTTGGGACCGGGTATGACGTGAGCATCAAAATGGTTTTGGAGCACGTCACGTATAGTCGGACTATTGAATGGCTGCCCCGACGTTTCATTGTATCCACTGTCGTCATCCCCAACTTGATTGGGGATCCATAGACCTCTGTCTACGGGCCAGTGCATCTCACTCAGGATCTAAGGCATTCGCTGCGCTCACATGGATACCCGATCGGAGTCGGGTATGACGGTAGTTTTTGGGACCGGGTATGACGTGAGCATCAAAATGGTTTTGGAGCACGTCAGGTATAGTCGGACTATTGAATGGCTGCCCCAGCGCTTCATTGTATCCACCGTCGTCATCCCCAGCTTGATTGGGGATCCATAAACCTCTGGCTACGGGCCAGTGCATCTCACTCAGGATCTAAGGCATTCGCTGCGCTCATATGGATACACGATCGGGGTCGGGTATGACGGTGG
This portion of the Zhongshania sp. R06B22 genome encodes:
- a CDS encoding hydantoinase/oxoprolinase family protein, with translation MSKLAPLAYLGVDTGGTFTDFVLFQDQQIRCFKCPSTPDNPELAILNGIRELGLMDLVEAGRLVVVHGSTVATNAALEGKGAKTVFITNRGFADTLTIARQTREALYDLRPRAKTVPVPKSLCLETGGRLGADGSVVEALTADDLSTLSASLKALKPEAVAINLLFSFINPDFEKAIAAHIPDDVFVSRSSEVLPEYKEYERGMATWLNAWLGPKVATYLGNLQDALKTTPISVMQSSGGTTDAANAAQRAVNLLLSGPAGGLAAAKHLGQILHRPKLMTFDMGGTSSDVALINGDIKLTNEGRIGPYPVAVPMVDMHTIGAGGGSIAYLDEGGMLRVGPESAGADPGPACYNKGGIKPTVTDANVVLGRLPASARLGGAMGINCDAARAAVGELAKTLGVSIESTAEGIIDIANEHMVRALRVISVQRGHDPADFSLCCFGGAGGLHICALANTLNCPEIIVPNYAGVFSALGMLLAPRERQLSRTINTGLAETDAANLRRALDELADTGRQQLLAEGINPDQITAHPTVDLCYLGQSYTLNIAWQEDFDSLERGFHRAHRELYGHELAIPVQLINIRQALRAETLSITLPSIAEGPPASAVETQTVMIAATKNNPQALANVPRYERPQLNCDQVIHGPALISDAVATLWLEKKWQARVDRQGHLILSRCE